The Panicum hallii strain FIL2 chromosome 9, PHallii_v3.1, whole genome shotgun sequence genome has a window encoding:
- the LOC112875091 gene encoding protein DA1-related 1-like isoform X2 has translation MGWLSKIFKGSVNRVSRGHYNGNSHEGYSTQHTKSYGTHDNEDEDMDHAIALSLSEEDQRKGKAIDAGHTLDEDEQLARALQESMNDGPPPRRHIPIEDVHSESAPASNLPPNVPPTSGLRVCAGCKTPIGHGRFLSCMDSVWHPQCFRCHACDRPISEYEFAVHEDHAYHRSCYKERFHPKCDVCNSFIPTNKNGLIEYRAHPFWMQKYCPSHENDGTPRCCSCERMEPKHSQYITLDDGRRLCLECLHTAIMDTNECQPLYIDIQEFYEGMNMKVEQQVPLLLVERQALNEAMEAEKMGHHLPETRGLCLSEEQIVRTILKRPIIGPDNKIIDMITGPYKLIRRCEVTAILILYGLPRLLTGSILAHEMMHAYLRLKGYRTLSPEVEEGICQVLAHLWLESEITSGSASMATTSAGSSSSSTSSSSKKGAKTEFEKRLGEFFKHQIETDSSAAYGDGFRAGMRAVERYGLRSTLDHIKLTGSFPY, from the exons GGTACGCATGACAATGAGGATGAAGACATGGATCATGCTATTGCATTATCCTTATCAGAGGAAGATCAAAGGAAGGGAAAGGCCATTG ATGCTGGTCATACTCTAGATGAAGATGAACAGCTTGCACGGGCTTTGCAAGAAAGTATGAACGATggacctcctcctcgtcggCATATTCCGATTGAAGATGTTCACTCAGAAAGTGCTCCAGCAAGTAACTTGCCCCCAAATGTTCCCCCCACAAGTGGATTGAG GGTTTGTGCTGGATGCAAAACTCCAATTGGTCATGGACGGTTTCTCAGTTGTATGGACTCTGTTTGGCACCCCCAGTGCTTCAGGTGTCACGCTTGTGATAGACCAATATCAGAGTACGAG TTTGCTGTTCATGAAGACCATGCGTACCACAGGTCCTGCTACAAGGAGCGTTTCCATCCTAAATGTGATGTTTGCAATAGCTTC ATTCCCACAAATAAAAATGGCCTCATTGAGTACCGGGCCCATCCTTTCTGGATGCAGAAGTATTGCCCTTCCCATGAAAATGATGGTACACCTAGGTGCTGCAGTTGTGAGCGAATGGAG CCAAAGCATAGTCAATATATAACATTAGATGACGGCCGGAGACTCTGCTTGGAGTGTCTGCATACTGCAATTATGGACACCAACGAGTGTCAGCCACTATACATTGATATTCAAGAATTCTACGAGGGTATGAACATGAAAGTAGAACAACAAGTTCCCTTGCTTTTGGTTGAGCGACAAGCTTTAAATGAAGCTATGGAAGCAGAGAAAATG GGACACCACCTTCCTGAAACCAGAGGTCTCTGCCTATCTGAAGAACAGATTGTCAGAACT ATATTAAAAAGGCCAATAATTGGACCAGACAACAAAATCATAGATATGATCACAGGACCTTACAAACTCATTCGACGATGTGAAGTGACTGCAATTCTTATACTGTACGGGTTGCCAAG GCTGCTAACTGGCTCAATTCTTGCTCATGAGATGATGCATGCCTACCTTCGACTTAAAG GATACCGAACCCTGAGTCCAGAGGTTGAAGAAGGCATCTGTCAGGTTCTAGCTCATCTGTGGCTTGAGTCAGAAATCACATCAGGTTCCGCTAGCATGGCAACCACCTCGGCAGGGTCATCATCCTCTTCAACATCCTCCTCATCAAAAAAAGGTGCAAAGACAGAATTTGAAAAGAGACTTGGCGAGTTTTTCAAGCACCAGATTGAGACAGATTCTTCTGCGGCCTACGGAGATGGGTTTCGAGCAGGCATGCGAGCTGTTGAGCGGTACGGATTGAGAAGTACCCTTGATCATATCAAGCTGACGGGGTCTTTTCCGTACTAA
- the LOC112875091 gene encoding protein DA1-related 1-like isoform X1 translates to MGWLSKIFKGSVNRVSRGHYNGNSHEGYSTQHTKSYGTHDNEDEDMDHAIALSLSEEDQRKGKAIDTEHHLDEDEQLARALQENAGHTLDEDEQLARALQESMNDGPPPRRHIPIEDVHSESAPASNLPPNVPPTSGLRVCAGCKTPIGHGRFLSCMDSVWHPQCFRCHACDRPISEYEFAVHEDHAYHRSCYKERFHPKCDVCNSFIPTNKNGLIEYRAHPFWMQKYCPSHENDGTPRCCSCERMEPKHSQYITLDDGRRLCLECLHTAIMDTNECQPLYIDIQEFYEGMNMKVEQQVPLLLVERQALNEAMEAEKMGHHLPETRGLCLSEEQIVRTILKRPIIGPDNKIIDMITGPYKLIRRCEVTAILILYGLPRLLTGSILAHEMMHAYLRLKGYRTLSPEVEEGICQVLAHLWLESEITSGSASMATTSAGSSSSSTSSSSKKGAKTEFEKRLGEFFKHQIETDSSAAYGDGFRAGMRAVERYGLRSTLDHIKLTGSFPY, encoded by the exons GGTACGCATGACAATGAGGATGAAGACATGGATCATGCTATTGCATTATCCTTATCAGAGGAAGATCAAAGGAAGGGAAAGGCCATTG ATACTGAGCACCACTTAGATGAAGATGAACAACTTGCACGGGCTCTGCAAGAAA ATGCTGGTCATACTCTAGATGAAGATGAACAGCTTGCACGGGCTTTGCAAGAAAGTATGAACGATggacctcctcctcgtcggCATATTCCGATTGAAGATGTTCACTCAGAAAGTGCTCCAGCAAGTAACTTGCCCCCAAATGTTCCCCCCACAAGTGGATTGAG GGTTTGTGCTGGATGCAAAACTCCAATTGGTCATGGACGGTTTCTCAGTTGTATGGACTCTGTTTGGCACCCCCAGTGCTTCAGGTGTCACGCTTGTGATAGACCAATATCAGAGTACGAG TTTGCTGTTCATGAAGACCATGCGTACCACAGGTCCTGCTACAAGGAGCGTTTCCATCCTAAATGTGATGTTTGCAATAGCTTC ATTCCCACAAATAAAAATGGCCTCATTGAGTACCGGGCCCATCCTTTCTGGATGCAGAAGTATTGCCCTTCCCATGAAAATGATGGTACACCTAGGTGCTGCAGTTGTGAGCGAATGGAG CCAAAGCATAGTCAATATATAACATTAGATGACGGCCGGAGACTCTGCTTGGAGTGTCTGCATACTGCAATTATGGACACCAACGAGTGTCAGCCACTATACATTGATATTCAAGAATTCTACGAGGGTATGAACATGAAAGTAGAACAACAAGTTCCCTTGCTTTTGGTTGAGCGACAAGCTTTAAATGAAGCTATGGAAGCAGAGAAAATG GGACACCACCTTCCTGAAACCAGAGGTCTCTGCCTATCTGAAGAACAGATTGTCAGAACT ATATTAAAAAGGCCAATAATTGGACCAGACAACAAAATCATAGATATGATCACAGGACCTTACAAACTCATTCGACGATGTGAAGTGACTGCAATTCTTATACTGTACGGGTTGCCAAG GCTGCTAACTGGCTCAATTCTTGCTCATGAGATGATGCATGCCTACCTTCGACTTAAAG GATACCGAACCCTGAGTCCAGAGGTTGAAGAAGGCATCTGTCAGGTTCTAGCTCATCTGTGGCTTGAGTCAGAAATCACATCAGGTTCCGCTAGCATGGCAACCACCTCGGCAGGGTCATCATCCTCTTCAACATCCTCCTCATCAAAAAAAGGTGCAAAGACAGAATTTGAAAAGAGACTTGGCGAGTTTTTCAAGCACCAGATTGAGACAGATTCTTCTGCGGCCTACGGAGATGGGTTTCGAGCAGGCATGCGAGCTGTTGAGCGGTACGGATTGAGAAGTACCCTTGATCATATCAAGCTGACGGGGTCTTTTCCGTACTAA